A genomic region of Acidimicrobiia bacterium contains the following coding sequences:
- a CDS encoding PilZ domain-containing protein — MPARDPFTTGGGQPFVPDEWGRRYAFRVQLDVPVLVFAVDDGELRPCGAWNLHDASWSGATLQHVGDDVEAGTTLLVRIDHVVGGRRFTVSPRAQVVAVVPGPTRTLYDVEWLDLTDGQTGTLQHLALAMTRSRLRRIRDGRPV, encoded by the coding sequence ATGCCCGCGCGCGACCCGTTCACGACCGGCGGCGGGCAACCGTTCGTCCCCGACGAGTGGGGCCGCCGTTACGCGTTCCGCGTGCAGCTCGACGTGCCGGTGCTCGTCTTCGCCGTCGACGACGGCGAGCTGCGGCCGTGCGGCGCGTGGAACCTCCACGATGCGTCGTGGAGCGGGGCAACCCTCCAGCACGTCGGCGACGACGTCGAGGCGGGGACGACGCTTCTCGTCCGGATCGACCATGTCGTGGGTGGTCGCCGGTTCACGGTGTCGCCGCGAGCCCAGGTCGTCGCGGTCGTACCGGGACCGACGCGGACGCTCTACGACGTCGAGTGGCTCGACCTGACCGACGGGCAGACGGGCACGCTGCAGCATCTCGCGCTCGCGATGACACGTTCGCGGCTGCGTCGCATCCGGGACGGGCGACCGGTGTGA